From the genome of Populus alba chromosome 10, ASM523922v2, whole genome shotgun sequence, one region includes:
- the LOC118046471 gene encoding anthranilate synthase beta subunit 2, chloroplastic, protein MAAASMVRQTACNQSKPSLALKTQRASPLNLFSIPSRVSFGAKSEKGLAVKCSVAAAELNSRVVASIDRGIKNPIIVIDNYDSFTYNLCQYMGEVGCHFEVYRNDELTVEDLKRKKPRGILISPGPGTPQDSGISLQAVLELGPTVPLFGVCMGLQCIGEAFGGKIVRSPYGVVHGKGSPVYYDEKGEDGLFTGLSNPFTAGRYHSLVIEKESFPGEELEVTAWTEDGLIMAARHGKYKHLQGVQFHPESIITSEGKTIVRNFIKMVERKEAEYEK, encoded by the exons ATGGCTGCTGCAAGCATGGTACGTCAAACCGCTTGCAATCAATCAAAGCCCTCTCTTGCTCTCAAAACCCAGCGTGCCTCTCCTTTAAATCTCTTCTCAATACCATCAA GAGTGAGTTTTGGAGCAAAGAGCGAAAAAGGGCTAGCAGTAAAATGTTCGGTGGCAGCTGCAGAACTCAATTCCAGGGTTGTGGCTTCTATTGACAGGGGAATCAAGAATCCTATAATTGTCATTGACAATTATGACAGTTTCACTTATAATCTGTGCCAG TATATGGGAGAGGTGGGCTGCCATTTTGAGGTGTATCGGAATGACGAGTTAACTGTGGAGGATTTGAAAAG GAAAAAGCCAAGAGGCATCCTCATATCCCCAGGCCCAG GAACACCCCAGGATTCTGGAATTTCCCTACAGGCAGTTTTAGAGCTTGGACCTACCGTGCCTCTGTTTGGTGTGTGTATGGGGTTGCAGTGCATTGGAGAGGCTTTTGGAG GAAAGATTGTGCGCTCACCTTATGGTGTTGTGCATGGAAAAGGTTCTCCTGTATATTATGATGAGAAGGGGGAAGATGGCTTGTTCACTGGGTTGTCTAA TCCTTTCACTGCTGGAAGATACCATAGCCTTGTGATTGAAAAAGAGAGTTTCCCTGGTGAAGAACTAGAGGTTACAGCATGGACTGAGGATGGCCTCATAATGGCTGCTCGCCATGGAAAATATAAGCATCTTCAG GGGGTGCAGTTCCATCCAGAAAGCATCATAACATCTGAAGGCAAGACAATTGTTAGGAATTTCATCAAAATGGTAGAGAGAAAAGAGGCTGAATATGAGAAATAG